One Frankia alni ACN14a DNA window includes the following coding sequences:
- a CDS encoding terpene synthase family protein, with amino-acid sequence MPRPDFGIRIPERLHPAADRIGENLLSWAAEFGLATDAAARARLDAAGFHLAAARSLPDARQDDVELFAQWVVWLFHLDDEQDEGPMGRDAAIVRETYASITSIVEGQPAPATAPPSVTALADLWPRTARGMSAPWRRRILQHIHDHRDAFLTQIAHRQGGTVATPEEYPALRRNDNAMFMYDLVEVVYRTEIPPDLAATESWTELCAASSDIIAWTNDVVSLPREAALGETTNYVIVLQRATGCDELTALEQVQAQITRRLRALDDAERAFHTERALAASRALPADTRSPAATAHLDQRDPDRLAPVVRAVRDMPGAHLAWMFTSGRHR; translated from the coding sequence GTGCCCAGACCCGATTTTGGGATCCGCATTCCCGAGCGGCTGCATCCCGCGGCCGACCGCATCGGCGAAAACCTTCTGTCCTGGGCCGCCGAGTTCGGCCTGGCCACCGATGCCGCCGCGCGCGCCCGGTTGGACGCCGCCGGATTCCATCTCGCGGCCGCCCGGAGCCTGCCCGACGCCCGGCAGGACGACGTCGAGCTCTTCGCCCAGTGGGTGGTGTGGCTGTTCCACCTCGATGACGAGCAGGACGAAGGGCCCATGGGCCGCGACGCCGCGATCGTGCGTGAGACCTATGCGTCGATCACCTCGATCGTCGAGGGTCAACCCGCGCCCGCCACCGCGCCTCCCTCGGTGACCGCCCTGGCCGACCTGTGGCCCCGCACCGCCCGGGGAATGTCCGCACCGTGGCGCCGCCGCATCCTCCAGCACATCCACGACCACCGCGACGCCTTCCTCACCCAGATCGCCCACCGGCAGGGCGGCACGGTGGCGACCCCGGAGGAATACCCGGCGTTGCGCCGGAACGACAACGCCATGTTCATGTACGACCTGGTGGAAGTCGTCTACCGGACGGAAATCCCCCCGGACCTCGCCGCCACGGAGAGCTGGACCGAGCTGTGCGCGGCGTCGAGTGACATCATTGCCTGGACCAACGACGTGGTGTCCCTGCCGCGGGAAGCCGCCCTCGGCGAGACCACCAATTACGTCATCGTGCTCCAGCGCGCCACGGGGTGCGACGAACTCACCGCGCTCGAACAGGTACAGGCGCAGATAACCCGACGGCTGCGCGCTCTCGACGACGCCGAACGCGCCTTCCACACCGAGCGCGCCCTTGCCGCCTCACGTGCCCTTCCCGCCGACACGCGGAGCCCGGCGGCCACGGCACACCTCGACCAGCGTGACCCGGATCGGCTGGCCCCGGTCGTCCGCGCCGTCCGCGACATGCCGGGCGCCCACCTGGCCTGGATGTTCACCTCCGGCCGCCACCGGTAG
- a CDS encoding serine/threonine-protein kinase — MNLDRANLEAALPGYTVTRLIAGGGFGLVFAGQHLRLDRPVAIKILLPGADGAAAARDTFAAEARLLERLAHPHIVRVHDFVERDDLSMIIMEYCGGGTLRRWVRHRPTVVTAVGIGLAVAAALDLAHRQQVIHRDIKPENVLFAGDGTPKVSDFGIAKIVAFSGNPTNTVIGTPAYMAPEQFTGTALRPATDLYSLGIVLYELLSGRTPYSGRGIATYLTQRHLHEPPPPLGAPTPPAIASVVMRALDADPARRPPTAADFANDLVTATTRVFGPGWLQGCTIPLHLPDEIRASAGRGGRTATAPPSVPQGRPTAPRRPAVPDAVETVGYTATDSPPESGTPADDVPAAAQAPATVRAPSPTDLAPPAPVADSPPGRGTPPAGGTRGWWPSRRRSTRKPAARSAGRPVDYRIDSPFGVAVAPDRALIVSQPLLHRISRVDPEFLLDLAPTGVPPHGRGGGLSVVAGTGKAGRTGDGGPASDAELDSPAGIAVGPDGSLLITDSLNDRLCRVSPEGRIETVTVVSGLRRPRSVTVDGDGVIHLADTGNHRVWRLDPDGTARVVAGSGTPGHSGDGGLAIHASLRGPQAVAVDAQGRLLVADQEHRRVRRVDAAGRIETIAGTAYGGRPATAGGPARATDIGAPTSLAVGPDGIVYVADSANNQVLALQGDSTLRVVASRSGPVVVADPRQVAVGPDGTVYIAQPGRHRITIIPG; from the coding sequence GTGAACCTCGACCGCGCGAATCTGGAGGCGGCTCTCCCCGGCTACACGGTCACCCGGCTCATCGCCGGCGGCGGGTTCGGGCTCGTCTTCGCCGGCCAGCACCTGCGCCTGGACCGACCGGTGGCCATCAAGATCCTGCTCCCGGGAGCGGACGGCGCGGCTGCGGCCCGCGACACCTTCGCCGCCGAGGCGCGCCTGCTGGAACGCCTTGCCCACCCCCACATCGTGCGGGTGCATGACTTCGTCGAACGCGACGATCTTTCCATGATCATCATGGAGTACTGTGGCGGGGGGACGCTGCGCCGGTGGGTACGGCACCGACCGACGGTCGTGACCGCGGTCGGCATCGGGCTCGCCGTCGCCGCCGCGCTCGACCTGGCGCACCGCCAACAGGTGATCCACCGCGACATCAAGCCGGAGAACGTCCTGTTCGCCGGCGACGGAACCCCGAAGGTCTCCGACTTCGGCATCGCCAAGATCGTGGCCTTCAGCGGCAACCCCACGAACACCGTGATCGGCACCCCCGCCTACATGGCTCCGGAACAGTTCACCGGCACGGCCCTGCGGCCGGCGACCGACCTGTACTCCCTCGGCATCGTTCTCTACGAGCTGCTCTCGGGCCGCACCCCGTACTCCGGCCGGGGCATCGCCACCTACCTCACCCAACGGCACCTGCACGAACCGCCGCCGCCGTTGGGCGCCCCCACCCCGCCCGCGATCGCCTCGGTCGTGATGCGAGCCCTCGACGCCGATCCGGCCCGCCGGCCTCCCACGGCCGCGGACTTCGCGAACGACCTCGTCACCGCCACGACCCGCGTGTTCGGACCAGGCTGGTTACAGGGCTGCACCATCCCTCTCCATCTTCCCGACGAGATCCGCGCGTCGGCAGGTCGTGGTGGCCGGACAGCCACCGCCCCGCCGTCGGTACCGCAGGGCCGGCCCACCGCGCCGCGCCGGCCCGCCGTCCCGGACGCCGTCGAGACGGTCGGGTACACGGCGACAGACAGCCCCCCGGAGTCGGGTACGCCGGCAGACGACGTCCCCGCAGCGGCGCAGGCACCAGCCACTGTCCGCGCACCGTCCCCCACCGATTTGGCTCCCCCCGCCCCGGTGGCGGACTCGCCGCCCGGACGCGGAACCCCCCCGGCCGGCGGCACGCGCGGATGGTGGCCGAGCCGACGCAGGTCGACGCGGAAGCCGGCCGCCCGATCGGCCGGGCGGCCGGTCGACTACCGGATCGACAGCCCGTTCGGCGTGGCCGTGGCCCCGGACAGGGCGCTGATCGTCTCCCAGCCGCTCCTGCACCGCATCAGCAGGGTCGACCCGGAGTTCCTCCTCGACCTGGCCCCTACCGGCGTGCCTCCCCACGGCCGAGGCGGGGGCCTGAGCGTCGTCGCCGGCACCGGGAAGGCTGGCCGCACCGGCGACGGCGGCCCCGCGTCCGACGCCGAACTGGACAGTCCCGCCGGCATCGCCGTGGGGCCGGACGGGTCCCTGCTCATCACCGACAGCCTCAACGATCGGCTCTGCCGGGTCTCACCCGAGGGCCGGATCGAGACCGTGACCGTCGTGTCCGGTCTGCGTCGCCCGAGGTCGGTGACGGTGGACGGGGACGGTGTCATCCATCTCGCCGATACCGGCAACCACCGGGTCTGGCGGCTCGACCCGGACGGCACGGCCCGGGTCGTCGCCGGCTCCGGCACCCCTGGGCACTCCGGGGACGGAGGTCTGGCGATCCACGCCTCGCTGAGGGGCCCGCAGGCGGTCGCCGTCGACGCCCAGGGCCGACTGCTCGTCGCGGACCAGGAGCACCGCCGCGTCCGGCGGGTCGACGCCGCCGGACGGATCGAGACCATCGCCGGCACCGCCTACGGGGGTCGCCCGGCGACGGCTGGCGGGCCGGCGCGCGCCACGGATATCGGCGCGCCGACCAGCCTGGCCGTCGGCCCCGACGGCATCGTCTACGTTGCCGATTCTGCGAACAACCAGGTACTCGCCCTGCAGGGCGACAGCACCCTGCGCGTGGTCGCCAGCAGGTCCGGACCGGTGGTGGTGGCCGATCCGCGCCAGGTGGCCGTCGGGCCGGACGGGACCGTGTACATCGCGCAGCCGGGTCGCCACCGCATCACGATCATCCCTGGATGA
- a CDS encoding RCC1-like domain-containing protein has protein sequence MLRRGRLGTGAVALAAAGIVALPAAATAAPARGTPSRQHLAVAGSGTEWSWGYNGLGQLGNGTITNSAVPVRVSGLTGLTDVVGVAAGRYAAYAVRRDGTAWSWGYNAYGQLGNGRITNSTVPVRVSGLTRVVALAGGAVNGYALRQDGTVWAWGYNNYGQLGNGTITNSRVPVRVLGLSRVVAIAGGGTTAYAVRQDGTVWAWGDNDEGQLGNGTTANSPFPVRVTGLSAVIAIAGGQETGYALRRDGTVWAWGANDEGQLGNGTTVSSTVPVAIRNLTGVTAIAASSEGNSGYALRGDGTAWAWGLNNTGQLGNGTDDTSLVPVQVSGSTGLVGVTAISAGSFSGYALRRDGTVWAWGSNFFGQLGNGTTTPAFSLRPVQVSGIARADAIAGGGFSGYTLVNTSIR, from the coding sequence ATGCTTCGTCGAGGACGGCTGGGGACGGGGGCGGTGGCGCTGGCCGCCGCCGGCATCGTGGCCCTGCCGGCAGCGGCCACAGCGGCCCCCGCACGGGGGACGCCCTCCAGGCAGCACCTAGCCGTCGCGGGGTCCGGCACCGAATGGTCCTGGGGTTACAACGGCCTCGGGCAGCTGGGCAACGGCACGATCACCAACAGCGCGGTGCCGGTCCGGGTCAGCGGCCTGACCGGCCTGACCGACGTGGTCGGCGTCGCCGCGGGCAGGTACGCCGCGTACGCGGTGCGCCGGGACGGCACCGCCTGGTCCTGGGGTTACAACGCCTACGGGCAGTTGGGCAATGGCAGGATCACGAACAGCACGGTGCCCGTCCGGGTCAGCGGCCTGACCCGGGTCGTCGCCCTCGCCGGCGGCGCCGTCAACGGGTATGCGCTGCGCCAGGACGGCACCGTCTGGGCCTGGGGCTACAACAACTACGGGCAGCTGGGCAACGGCACGATCACCAACAGCCGGGTACCCGTCCGGGTCCTCGGCCTGTCCCGGGTCGTCGCCATCGCCGGCGGGGGCACGACCGCGTACGCGGTGCGCCAGGACGGCACCGTCTGGGCCTGGGGTGACAACGACGAGGGGCAGCTCGGCAACGGCACCACCGCCAACAGCCCGTTCCCCGTTCGGGTCACCGGCCTCAGCGCAGTGATCGCGATCGCCGGCGGCCAGGAGACCGGGTACGCGCTGCGCCGGGACGGCACCGTCTGGGCCTGGGGCGCGAACGACGAAGGGCAGCTGGGCAACGGTACCACCGTGTCCAGCACGGTACCGGTCGCGATCCGCAACCTCACCGGGGTGACCGCCATCGCCGCCAGCAGCGAGGGTAACAGCGGGTACGCGCTGCGCGGGGACGGCACCGCCTGGGCCTGGGGCCTCAACAACACCGGGCAGCTTGGCAACGGCACCGACGACACCTCCCTGGTACCCGTCCAGGTCAGCGGCAGCACCGGCCTCGTCGGGGTCACCGCGATCTCCGCGGGCAGCTTCAGCGGGTACGCGCTGCGCCGGGACGGCACCGTGTGGGCCTGGGGTAGCAACTTCTTCGGGCAGCTCGGCAACGGCACCACCACTCCCGCCTTCAGCCTGCGTCCCGTCCAGGTCAGCGGCATCGCCCGGGCCGACGCCATCGCCGGTGGTGGCTTCAGCGGGTACACGCTCGTCAACACCTCGATCAGATGA